The Pseudomonadota bacterium genome window below encodes:
- a CDS encoding FAD-dependent oxidoreductase: MKKPTVDQTENADQMSREPIEKKSFKRVSRRGFLKGALTAAGAGSAGLIGSAAITGLGINKAEAAAKKAAQAKGEKAEKFPDANPLPNLSSPEKWDYETNIVVAGGGGAGLAAAVSAAEKGAKVIVIEKNPFCGGDTSIAECIGGGIGSNFQNRFGIKAPPIAARVLAEGSRNPDGSQNISTPNPTSGRNATFVRQVMEQQKETVDWLEDMGVVYSTEPAGGLPVPGLVHVPIDPQHPEEGWYRWHPHNAKGFTQALEKKAKELGVTILKEHPAKGLVTSGKRVIGIAAQNIDAKLVYLKAKAVILATGGFGANTDMLKTYCTPRRAEAARYWGMPGATGDGIRMAQALGADMRQMDEIEIWDGGVLREHGATTVYSAPNQLARQKSLTVNKKAKRFFCESLTRGMVYTYQAAQTITQPDMESFTLFDANTISKEDIIKKFHPLFCEYPCPWFEKQFAHYLAKGVIKKADTIVELAKKLGLDSNELIKTVDRYNSLCDSGYDSDFFKEPIYMHPIRKAPFYGVKQKGGSCFNTHGGLVVDEQFHVLDKNWDHIPGLFVAGENAAGGGTVGFVLPGGRLAGMFAAKEVLG, translated from the coding sequence ATGAAGAAGCCTACAGTCGATCAAACGGAAAATGCTGACCAAATGAGCCGGGAACCTATTGAAAAAAAATCTTTTAAAAGAGTATCTAGAAGAGGTTTTCTCAAGGGGGCTTTGACAGCAGCAGGTGCTGGAAGCGCCGGTCTTATCGGTTCAGCGGCAATAACAGGATTAGGGATAAATAAAGCTGAAGCGGCAGCAAAAAAAGCCGCACAAGCCAAAGGCGAAAAGGCTGAAAAATTCCCTGATGCCAACCCCCTCCCGAATTTATCATCTCCTGAAAAATGGGATTATGAAACAAACATTGTAGTTGCCGGCGGGGGCGGTGCCGGTCTGGCTGCTGCTGTTTCTGCGGCTGAAAAAGGCGCAAAAGTCATTGTGATAGAAAAGAATCCATTCTGCGGCGGTGACACATCGATTGCCGAATGTATAGGCGGAGGCATTGGAAGCAATTTCCAGAACAGATTTGGAATAAAGGCCCCGCCAATAGCTGCAAGAGTTTTGGCTGAGGGCTCAAGAAATCCGGATGGTTCTCAAAATATATCAACACCAAATCCGACTTCCGGGCGAAATGCTACTTTTGTGCGTCAGGTTATGGAACAACAAAAAGAAACTGTAGACTGGCTTGAAGATATGGGTGTGGTTTATTCTACCGAACCTGCTGGCGGTTTGCCTGTGCCCGGTCTTGTGCATGTTCCCATTGATCCCCAACATCCGGAAGAAGGATGGTACAGGTGGCATCCTCACAATGCCAAAGGCTTCACGCAGGCATTGGAAAAAAAGGCAAAAGAACTTGGTGTTACGATTCTTAAAGAACATCCTGCAAAAGGCCTTGTAACATCGGGCAAACGTGTAATCGGCATTGCCGCACAAAACATAGACGCTAAATTGGTGTATTTGAAAGCCAAGGCGGTTATACTTGCGACAGGAGGCTTTGGCGCAAATACGGATATGCTGAAAACTTATTGCACACCCCGCCGGGCTGAAGCAGCCCGCTATTGGGGCATGCCGGGAGCTACAGGAGACGGAATCAGGATGGCACAGGCTCTGGGTGCTGATATGCGCCAAATGGATGAAATAGAAATCTGGGACGGCGGAGTTCTTCGCGAGCATGGTGCCACAACGGTATACAGTGCCCCAAATCAGTTGGCACGTCAGAAATCTCTTACAGTCAATAAGAAGGCAAAAAGATTTTTCTGCGAAAGTCTTACCAGAGGTATGGTATACACCTATCAGGCAGCCCAGACTATTACTCAACCGGATATGGAATCTTTTACACTCTTTGACGCAAATACAATAAGCAAGGAAGACATTATCAAGAAATTTCATCCGCTTTTCTGTGAATATCCATGCCCGTGGTTCGAAAAGCAATTTGCACACTATTTAGCCAAAGGAGTTATCAAGAAAGCCGATACTATTGTTGAACTGGCAAAAAAATTAGGCCTTGATTCCAATGAGCTTATTAAAACGGTTGATCGTTATAATAGCCTTTGTGACTCAGGATACGACTCCGACTTTTTTAAGGAACCGATTTATATGCATCCTATCCGCAAAGCTCCTTTTTATGGAGTAAAGCAAAAGGGCGGAAGTTGTTTCAACACCCATGGCGGACTTGTAGTTGATGAACAATTCCATGTTCTGGATAAAAACTGGGATCATATTCCCGGCCTTTTTGTTGCCGGAGAAAATGCCGCAGGAGGTGGAACTGTGGGATTTGTGCTACCCGGAGGACGCCTGGCCGGTATGTTTGCGGCAAAAGAAGTATTGGGGTAG
- a CDS encoding cytochrome c3 family protein yields MKQSIKVPVLMIVLLTLFIIISLPVPAVSGSDNSPNINKHKDQDTTCESCHEKGSPPVRPGDVTCMNCHGSYTELAEKTANLENNKAGIQNPHKSHMGEARCTLCHKNHVPSVLYCNECHSPKFDMKVP; encoded by the coding sequence ATGAAGCAATCTATAAAAGTTCCCGTGTTAATGATAGTATTGTTAACATTATTTATAATTATTAGTCTGCCTGTCCCGGCTGTATCCGGTTCGGATAATTCACCAAATATTAACAAACATAAAGATCAGGATACCACATGTGAATCCTGCCATGAAAAGGGATCACCGCCCGTAAGGCCTGGCGATGTTACCTGTATGAACTGCCATGGCAGTTATACCGAGCTTGCGGAAAAAACCGCAAATCTTGAAAACAATAAGGCCGGCATCCAAAACCCACACAAATCGCATATGGGTGAAGCCCGCTGCACTCTGTGCCATAAGAACCATGTTCCTTCGGTCCTTTATTGCAATGAATGCCACTCACCAAAATTTGATATGAAGGTGCCTTAA
- a CDS encoding PEP-CTERM sorting domain-containing protein (PEP-CTERM proteins occur, often in large numbers, in the proteomes of bacteria that also encode an exosortase, a predicted intramembrane cysteine proteinase. The presence of a PEP-CTERM domain at a protein's C-terminus predicts cleavage within the sorting domain, followed by covalent anchoring to some some component of the (usually Gram-negative) cell surface. Many PEP-CTERM proteins exhibit an unusual sequence composition that includes large numbers of potential glycosylation sites. Expression of one such protein has been shown restore the ability of a bacterium to form floc, a type of biofilm.), protein MNKFYNFVTINICMFFFILISVNANATTVYFSGQLDVINEDSGGGVYSGTPIGTDFFGFIDDVNAGGQISNGTTITSFGVNIAAGGLTVSNDLVLRPDDIALLNELAGYTMFSSGDLIDVIDIEGDSNTLGGGRIEVGLSYIFNPDTFSNDNLSNYPFDSNDVQMGLFFIYEEDLNGLDVYDVVGQLDANPVPVPGAIFLFGTGIAGLFGIRIRKKKELETKK, encoded by the coding sequence ATGAACAAATTTTATAATTTTGTAACAATTAATATATGTATGTTTTTCTTTATCTTGATCTCGGTGAATGCAAATGCAACGACTGTCTATTTTTCAGGGCAGTTAGATGTCATTAATGAAGATAGTGGAGGCGGCGTATATTCCGGAACCCCTATCGGCACAGATTTTTTTGGTTTCATTGACGATGTAAATGCAGGAGGGCAAATTTCTAATGGAACTACGATTACTTCCTTTGGAGTAAATATTGCTGCTGGGGGGTTAACTGTCTCAAATGATCTCGTATTAAGGCCAGATGATATTGCATTGCTTAATGAATTAGCAGGATATACTATGTTTAGTTCAGGTGATTTGATTGATGTTATAGATATTGAAGGTGACTCAAATACTTTAGGTGGTGGCCGAATTGAGGTAGGTCTTTCATATATTTTCAATCCTGATACATTTAGTAATGATAATCTATCAAACTACCCATTTGATTCAAATGATGTCCAAATGGGCCTGTTTTTTATCTATGAAGAGGATTTGAATGGATTAGATGTTTACGATGTGGTGGGCCAACTAGACGCAAATCCTGTTCCTGTACCAGGTGCTATATTCCTTTTCGGAACAGGAATCGCAGGGCTTTTTGGAATCAGGATTAGAAAGAAAAAAGAATTGGAAACAAAAAAATAG
- a CDS encoding cytochrome c3 family protein, with amino-acid sequence MRQSIKIPVLMIVVFAFFMIINMPTTAVSGSDKSPRINKHADPTCRSCHAMGKPYARPGDDTCMNCHDSYAKLAEETASLENLKAGIENPHKSHMGEARCTLCHKNHAPSVLYCNECHSPKFDMEVP; translated from the coding sequence ATGAGACAATCGATAAAAATCCCGGTATTAATGATAGTAGTGTTTGCGTTTTTTATGATTATAAATATGCCGACCACTGCTGTATCCGGCTCGGATAAGTCGCCAAGGATTAACAAACATGCAGATCCCACATGCAGATCCTGCCATGCAATGGGCAAACCTTATGCAAGGCCCGGCGATGATACCTGTATGAACTGCCATGACAGCTATGCAAAGCTTGCCGAAGAAACAGCAAGCCTTGAAAATTTAAAGGCAGGCATTGAAAATCCGCATAAATCACATATGGGTGAAGCCCGCTGCACTTTGTGCCATAAGAACCATGCTCCCTCTGTTCTTTATTGCAATGAATGTCATTCACCGAAGTTTGACATGGAGGTACCGTAA
- a CDS encoding antitoxin, RHH family protein, whose product MPTKNPRVNIVVETPLYNIMHDIATSEGVSMSTIARDLIREAIELREDVALAAFADTRMKTFDRKKALSHEDIWE is encoded by the coding sequence ATGCCAACTAAAAATCCGAGAGTAAACATTGTTGTCGAAACACCACTGTATAATATAATGCACGACATAGCAACCAGCGAAGGTGTTTCCATGTCCACCATTGCCCGCGATCTTATCCGGGAGGCAATTGAGTTACGGGAAGATGTAGCCCTTGCAGCTTTTGCCGATACAAGGATGAAGACATTTGACAGAAAAAAGGCACTTTCCCATGAAGATATATGGGAATAA
- a CDS encoding type II toxin-antitoxin system RelE/ParE family toxin, with product MPFTLRYHPAVRIEDLPIIDRRTKDRIRKAIEERLQTAPHKYGKPLRKSLKGYWKLRVGDYRIVYKVIESEVWILGIRHRKSVYIDIDARK from the coding sequence ATGCCTTTTACATTGCGCTATCACCCCGCTGTTCGTATTGAAGATTTGCCCATTATCGATCGAAGAACAAAAGACAGAATTCGTAAAGCTATAGAAGAACGGTTGCAGACAGCACCTCATAAATATGGAAAGCCTCTGCGAAAATCGCTGAAAGGATACTGGAAGCTCCGCGTAGGTGATTACCGGATCGTGTACAAAGTGATTGAGTCCGAAGTATGGATTCTTGGCATTAGACATCGGAAATCGGTTTATATAGATATTGATGCGAGAAAGTAA